Sequence from the Prunus persica cultivar Lovell chromosome G5, Prunus_persica_NCBIv2, whole genome shotgun sequence genome:
gtttctagaattcttctctctttttctttttctttttttgcttaaAGCATCTAGAATTATTGACCGAGTCACCGTTGTGTGAATGCGATTGGACCGCGCTACTCATGCATATGGTTGCATGAAAAACCAATTTATTtccattaataaataaataaaaaaaaccaaagaaataaaaaaaggcaGAGAAGTATAAAAGTATCTTTCTATAGTTTTAGAGGACGCGGTCCTTTCACGCTCAAAAGCAATCAAACCCACGTACATGCCCACACTAGCCCGGCGAAAAGTCACATACTTAATGTCAAAGCAATCCCTCAAAATCTTTGGTCACCAACCAATCCCGTCAGTCAAGACCCTCGTTGACTTTGATTCGTATACAAATCCAACGGTCGAGAGGTGGTTGTGACGGTGACGGTGGCGGTGAGGGATCGCTGCGAGGTTAAGGCTGAGTCCGCAGAAAGACCAGGAGACTTGGGAACTTTCGCTGTCATACCTGTCACTTGAGAGagtcataataattaaaaaggaaaactggGTCCCACTTACGGTCACCGGAGGGAGCGGGACCCGCGTTTTGGCTCAAGTCCCGATTaataaaatcttatttttCGGTCCAACCTGTAACTCTAAATTGTCCCTTGTCCACGTGGTTTTGATCTACGTGTGTTACACGGGGTGGTGAAGCAAACGGCGGGTTTCGTCGGCCTTCCCTCCACGTTTCTACTTTAGTGCGCTACTCAAGTGAACGAATAAATATGGTGGGGTTGGTTCTAAttgttatctttattttttgttacttttcTAATTTGTCCCTGAACAAAAAGTTGTATTTTTATCTATAATTTTGTTGTTCCCGAAGTTATGAATAAGTTTTTCTCACACACCCACAATTAAGAtatcaggaaaaaaaattgtaattctCCATCTATAAAAGAAAGTCTCAATAAAAAAGTAAGCGGagatatacaattttttttctatctataaaaaaaagtctcaataaaaaaataagcgAAAATATGTGAAGAGAATTGAAGAGAAGATCTAGAAAGAATTTTATCAGTTGTAGTAATCAAAGAGAGTAGATTAAACTCTTCCCATATCTTGATTATTTTACAACGTTcacagatttttataaaattttggtggactcataatattttttttgggataaaataaCTGGACAtatataatgaaaataaataacgGTAAAGGCAAATCCAAGTCCGTTAAAGGCACGAAAACCACGCTCTGGTAGTTGCGTGTACGCCGAAGCCGCCAGTCAAAATCCACATCATCATCTCTCTCTactatttcttcttctccgcCTGCATCTGCTCTCCCTACGCTTCGTCGTTTTTCTTTTACTCAACAACACTTCCACACActtgccctctctctctctctctctctctctctctctctcctgtaAACCCTAAAAAGCAACACCaaacacacactctctctctttctttctctgtgcaaaaaagccaaaagccaaaagccaTGAAAGAACCAGAAACCGACCCAATGGCAGTCTCAAGCCAGCTCCTTTCTTCACTGGTGGAACAAATCCCATTCATCCAAAACTTCAAGGGCAAATGGGCCTTAATCCGGGCCAAGCTCTCGGAGCTCCAGGCCCAGCTCACCGACTTCGCCGACTTTCCAACCTACACCTCCCACCCTCTCTccctccacctcctcctctCCGTCTCTCAGACCCTCGCCGACGCCGTTTCGCTCTCCCAGAAATGCCAGACCCCCAATCTCTCCGCTGGCAAGCTCCGCACCCAAAGCGACGTCGATTCGATCCTCGCCCGCCTCCACCGCCACGTCACCGACGCCGAGATTTTGATCAAGAGCGGGGTCCTCCTCGACCCCGCCGTTTCGTCTGTAAGCAGCTCAGCCTCCAAGAGAGAGACCGTGCGGGCCGAGTGCCGGAACCTGGTGACTCGGCTCCAAATCGGGAGCGGCGAGTCGAGGAACTCCGCCATGGAATCGCTTTTGGGAATTTTGCAGGAGGACGACAAGAACGTGATGATCGCTGTGGCGCAGGGGATTGTTCCCGTGCTCGTGCGACTACTGGATTCGAGCTCGTTCGAGACCAAAGAAAACGCCGTTTTCGCGATTTCGATAATTTCGATGGTGGAGAGCAGCAAGCACGTTTTGATTGCTGAGGGTTTGTCGCTTCTGAATCACTTGATGCGTGTGCTCGATTCGGGAAGTGGGTTTGGTAAGGAAAAGGCTTGTTTGGCGCTTCAAGCTCTGAGCTTTTCGAAAGAGAACGCTCGGGCAATTGGGTCTGGAGGTGGGGTTTCGTCGCTTTTGGACATTTGCCAGGCCGGCACGCCCGGTTCGCAAGCTTCGGCAGCTGGGGTGTTGAGAAATTTGGCTGGGTTTTCTGAGAATCAAGAGAATTTCGTGGAGGAAAATGGGGTTGGTGTTCTTTTGGCGCTTGCCAGTTCTGGGACGGCTTTAGCCCAAGAGAATGCAATTGGGTGCTTGTGCCATTTGTTGTCTGGTAGCGAAAGTCTGAAGCTTTTGGTTGTTAAGGAAGGTGGGATTGAGTGTTTGAGGAATTTCTGGGACTCTTGTTGGAACAATAACACCCGTGGTCTTGAGGTTGCTGTTGAGCTTTTGAGGCACTTAGCTTCGTGCTCCCCGATTGCGGAAGTTCTGGTTTCTAATGGGTTTGTAGCTAGGCTGGTTGGGGTGTTGAGTTGTGGTATATTAGGGGTGAGAATTGCAGCAGCTAAGGCTGCTTATGAACTTGGGTTTTGCTCAAAAACCAGAAAGGAGATGGGTGAGTGTGGCTGCATTGCCCCTCTGATCAAAATGTTGGATGGTAAAGCtgttgaagagaaagaagcgGCTGCAAAGGCCTTGTCAACGTTGATTCTATATGCCGGAAATAGAAAGTTGTTTAAGAAACATGAAGGTGGAATTGTGAGTTCAGTTCAGCTTTTGGACCCTTCTATCCAGAATTTGGATAAGAAATATCCTGTTGCTTTATTAGCCTCCCTTGCTCATTCAAAGAAGTGTAGGAAGCAAATGGTTGCTGCTGGTGCATGTCTACATTTGCAGAAACTTGTGGACATGGAAGTAGAGGGGTCTAAGAAGCTCTTGGAAAGCCTCGGTCGTGGTAAGATTTGGGGCGTTTTTTCCAGATCTTGACAAtggaagaaggcatgccaaagtGGCACATATCAGAGTATAGGTACATGAGGATGATTCATTGATCAGTATGTACAATAGGTGTGATTACTGTTaatttggcttctttttttcccctcttGTTTATAATTGCTGTTTATTATGGTAGAAAAATGATATCTTGTTAGCTGCATTGTATCTAGTTTTGGTGACCTAACTGGAtaggtgtttttattttctcaacaaAATCCAATAATTTATATTGCTGCCTGATTGTGAGTTCATACCTCTGTTGTACactctttcaatttcattgactTCACAAGGTAGCCAACCCCAGTTAGTGAAGATTGAGTCTTATTTACTATATATTGACTTCACAAGGCAGATTAACCTTTTCTcatttccttccttttcttttgtgaagTAGTTGATGCAGGAAATTTACTGTTGTATCACTTTGTATAATTTCTCTTCAATCTATATGCAAGATTAATGGAATATTAGATTGGTCTTCAATTGCATTTATCATTGTTGTGGCCAATTCCAAATCTCATTTGCTGATCAAAGGCTTCAAAATTGTTCCAGTAAGAATTCCATTTTGCTTATTTATTCCCACTGTGCGCAATTTCCTAGTTGTGGTCAAagcatgaagaaaagaaatatatatgatttagGTCATTTCTTACATAATATCTGATTAGTTTGATAGTTTGGACTTGGAGGTCACTTGATAATATAAAACAGGGGTGGGTCCAGAACCATGTGCCTGACCCTATTTCTGGATTATTTGCATACCGTCTCTAATTTGTTCCACGCCTGTAATGACAGTTTCTTATAATCTGGTGTGCCCCACGGCCGGCAGCATGACCTTATCCTCCTCTCATAAATTTTTCGCGTACCAATATTTTTGGTTCTTGGGTCCCAAGTTTGGTTTCTAATTGAAGGGTGTTCATTCGATTTGCATATAagttggtaattttttttttacacaaaggcgatagtattttattaatgaGGAATGAACAAGTACGCGAGTCTTTCTACACTTTGTGGGCATAGATATATGAATTTGATGATCTATATGTGGAGTTTTTGTTGTTATGAAGCCATGTGCATTTGTTCTAAGAGCATGTGCTTTTGTCCTATCGGCTGTCCAACTTTGCACTCTTTGTGTTGGCAATCACCTAAACATTATGTACTTGTAGTTCTTCTTAGTTGGCGGCAGTGTTATTATATAAAGACgctcaaaaaataaactccCTGTTTATGCTATAAGCCTCTGGGGAAGAAGATGACCAGAATGTTACCTTTTGCTTTGTTGGATTGTGCCTGGTTGGGGGAATGAAATAAAACAGCTGTGCAGCCTGTGGTAGGTTTAATTGATGAGCCTCAGGGTTTGGTGACccatt
This genomic interval carries:
- the LOC18776787 gene encoding uncharacterized protein LOC18776787 yields the protein MKEPETDPMAVSSQLLSSLVEQIPFIQNFKGKWALIRAKLSELQAQLTDFADFPTYTSHPLSLHLLLSVSQTLADAVSLSQKCQTPNLSAGKLRTQSDVDSILARLHRHVTDAEILIKSGVLLDPAVSSVSSSASKRETVRAECRNLVTRLQIGSGESRNSAMESLLGILQEDDKNVMIAVAQGIVPVLVRLLDSSSFETKENAVFAISIISMVESSKHVLIAEGLSLLNHLMRVLDSGSGFGKEKACLALQALSFSKENARAIGSGGGVSSLLDICQAGTPGSQASAAGVLRNLAGFSENQENFVEENGVGVLLALASSGTALAQENAIGCLCHLLSGSESLKLLVVKEGGIECLRNFWDSCWNNNTRGLEVAVELLRHLASCSPIAEVLVSNGFVARLVGVLSCGILGVRIAAAKAAYELGFCSKTRKEMGECGCIAPLIKMLDGKAVEEKEAAAKALSTLILYAGNRKLFKKHEGGIVSSVQLLDPSIQNLDKKYPVALLASLAHSKKCRKQMVAAGACLHLQKLVDMEVEGSKKLLESLGRGKIWGVFSRS